A region of Toxorhynchites rutilus septentrionalis strain SRP chromosome 1, ASM2978413v1, whole genome shotgun sequence DNA encodes the following proteins:
- the LOC129771357 gene encoding uncharacterized protein LOC129771357, translated as MAELREVIALSVDGLQSLCDDDDDEETVAAAPKESTTLIEPEIDSQIEPHAEVEAATSDGYEVEYLDDDSRSAINNEVACDKVIESDHIEGSTGDDRDQLASPSKSTSSVPKSGDTWDKYSPAMLKRPKSNLLQAKSKRQKTIEQDLKKKILERNEEMMEEVHRLDVQKRRTELESAHINLQTDKIKLQMEQLRYQHMREEHALRIKLLNNSIGNNTETTTNSSGSISD; from the coding sequence ATGGCTGAGCTACGAGAAGTAATCGCGTTGTCTGTCGATGGACTTCAATCTCTTtgcgacgatgatgatgatgaagaaacCGTTGCTGCTGCGCCAAAAGAATCCACAACATTGATTGAGCCCGAGATAGATTCTCAGATAGAGCCTCATGCTGAAGTGGAAGCAGCAACGAGCGATGGTTATGAGGTTGAATATCTAGATGACGATTCTAGATCTGCTATCAACAATGAGGTTGCATGTGATAAAGTGATCGAAAGTGATCACATTGAAGGATCAACCGGTGATGATCGAGATCAACTAGCGAGTCCCAGCAAAAGTACGAGTTCTGTCCCAAAATCTGGTGATACATGGGACAAATACAGCCCCGCTATGCTCAAACGGCCGAAAAGTAATCTCCTTCAGGCAAAATCGAAGCGCCAGAAGACCATTGAGCAGGAccttaaaaagaaaattttagAACGCAATGAAGAGATGATGGAGGAGGTTCATCGTCTCGATGTCCAAAAACGAAGAACTGAATTGGAATCGGCTCACATCAATCTTCAAACCGACAAAATAAAGCTACAAATGGAGCAGCTTCGTTATCAGCATATGAGGGAGGAGCATGCGCTTCGGATTAAATTGTTGAACAATTCCATCGGAAATAATACGGAAACAACCACGAACAGTTCTGGTTCAATAAGTGACTGA
- the LOC129777386 gene encoding syntaxin-16, with the protein MSQRNLTELFFMLRNNVLYSKNIYSESRNADNVALLDKRIPGGLDATLQPNWIGKYDEIHYLLSKIKTRIDDLLQIQDTTAWSVLSENRDNELRVQNYAKDISKQITNCHSHIKCIKSCAKNQNRLECILLQNIEKYLLMALQKETEKFQQSQMIYNSDHNNIEEKSKALFENISTNIDTIGNNSVDTFDNFLNMNVESSPRNQYENDDDRLDEYFQLPATGMSINQKQLMLIEADNTKMIQSREHEVSKIVSSIVDLNVIFKDLSQLVQEQGTILDRIDYNIESTQTKIIDGYKQLQKAEKYQRKNKKIYCILILAVMVMFMIILTIFKIL; encoded by the exons ATGTCACAACGAAATTTGACGGAATTGTTTTTCATGCTTCGAAATAATGTTTTATACAGTAAGAATATTTATTCAGAATCC AGAAACGCTGACAATGTAGCTCTTCTAGATAAAAGAATCCCGGGAGGCCTTGATGCCACTTTGCAACCAAATTGGATAGGCAAATATGATGAAATTCACTACCTTTTATCAAA aatcaaAACACGAATTGATGATCTCTTGCAAATTCAAGATACTACAGCTTGGTCTGTTTTGAGCGAAAATCGTGACAATGAATTAAGG gTTCAAAATTACGCCAAAGATATATCAAAGCAAATAACAAACTGTCATAGTCACATAAAATGTATTAAGTCATGTGCTAAAA ATCAAAACCGCCTGGAATGTATCCTGTTACAGAACATTGAAAAGTATCTATTGATGGCTCTGCAAAAGGAGACAGAAAAATTTCAACAGAGCCAGATGATATACAACAGTGATCACAACAATATCGAAGAAAAATCCAAGGCGTTATTCGAGAACATTTCTACCAATATAGATACTATTGGTAACAACTCTGTGGACACCTTCGACAATTTTCTGAATATGAATGTTGAATCTTCCCCGAGGAACCAGTATGAGAACGACGATGACAGGCTTGATGAATACTTTCAGTTACCAGCAACGGGGATGAGTATTAACCAGAAACAACTAATGCTCATCGAGGCGGACAATACTAAAATGATTCAGAGTCGAGAGCATGAAGTTTCCAAAATCGTAAGCTCTATAGTTGATCTCAACGTGATATTCAAGGATCTCTCCCAATTGGTGCAAGAGCAGGGTACAATTTTGGACAGGATAGACTACAACATTGAATCCACCCAGACAAAAATCATCGACGGTTACAAGCAGCTACAAAAAGCCGAGAAATACCaaaggaaaaacaagaaaatttatTGCATACTAATTTTGGCTGTCATGGTAATGTTTATGATAATTTTGACCATATTTAAAATTTTGTAA